A stretch of the Calypte anna isolate BGI_N300 chromosome 21, bCalAnn1_v1.p, whole genome shotgun sequence genome encodes the following:
- the GABRD gene encoding gamma-aminobutyric acid receptor subunit delta isoform X3, giving the protein MEFLTWVLPALVLLCTQQHRCIRAMNDIGDYIGSNIEISWLPNLDDLMKGYARNFRPGIGGPPVNVALAIEVASIDHISEVNMEYTMTVFLHQSWRDDRLSYNHTNETLGLDSRFVDKLWLPDTFIVNAKSAWFHDVTVENKLIRLQPDGVILYSIRITSTVACDMDLSKYPMDEQECMLDLESYGYSSEDIVYHWSENQDEIHGLDKLQLAQFTITNYQFTTEMMNFKSAGQFPRLSLHFHLRRNRGVYIIQSYVPSILLVAMSWVSFWISQSAVPARVSLGITTVLTMTTLMVSARSSLPRASAIKALDVYFWICYVFVFAALVEYAFAHFNADYMKKQKNKQKLKARRRSGEVSVKNAIVLFSLSIAGVNQELAISNRRHRIPRTLPGAYGTIEIETGETKQQHLLKVDKKSGLKSLFKPIDADTIDIYARAVFPAAFAAVNVIYWVAYTM; this is encoded by the exons ATGGAATTTCTCACCTGGGTTTTGCCTGCCTTGGTTCTACTgtgcacccagcagcacaggtgTATCAG AGCTATGAATGACATCGGAGATTACATAGGTTCCAACATTGAAATCTCCTGGTTACCCAACCTGGATGATTTAATGAAAGGCTATGCAAGAAATTTCAGGCCTGGGATTGGAG gtcCTCCTGTTAATGTTGCTCTTGCAATCGAAGTAGCCAGCATTGACCACATCTCAGAGGTGAACATG GAATACACCATGACAGTGTTTTTGCACCAGAGCTGGCGAGATGACCGCCTGTCTTACAACCACACCAATGAAACTCTGGGCTTAGACAGTCGCTTTGTGGACAAGCTCTGGTTGCCAGACACTTTCATAGTGAATGCCAAGTCTGCCTGGTTCCATGATGTGACTGTGGAAAACAAACTTATCAGGCTCCAGCCAGATGGAGTCATTTTATACAGCATCAG GATTACCTCAACAGTGGCCTGTGACATGGACCTTTCCAAGTATCCCATGGATGAGCAAGAATGCATGTTGGATTTGGAGAGCT ATGGCTACTCTTCTGAGGACATTGTCTACCACTGGTCAGAAAACCAAGATGAGATCCATGGGCTGGATAAGCTGCAGCTTGCTCAGTTCACCATTACCAATTACCAGTTCACAACAGAAATGATGAACTTCAAATCTG CAGGTCAGTTTCCCAGGCTCAGTCTCCACTTCCACCTCCGTCGGAACCGAGGAGTTTACATCATTCAATCTTATGTTCCCTCTATCCTCCTGGTGGCCATGTCGTGGGTCTCCTTCTGGATCAGTCAGTCAGCTGTGCCTGCCAGAGTGTCACTGG GTATAACTACTGTTCTTACTATGACTACCCTGATGGTCAGTGCCCGTTCCTCACTCCCACGAGCATCTGCCATCAAGGCACTGGATGTTTACTTCTGGATTTGCTATGTGTTTGTCTTTGCTGCACTGGTGGAATATGCATTTGCACATTTCAATGCTGACtacatgaaaaagcaaaagaacaagCAAAAGCTGAAGGCGAGAAGAAGGAGTGGAGAG GTCAGTGTGAAGAATGCCAttgttctgttttccctttccatAGCTGGTGTCAACCAGGAACTGGCCATTTCCAACAGGAGGCACCGGATTCCCAGAACCCTGCCTGGGGCCTATGGCACAATAGAAATAGAAACTGGAGAGACAAAACAGCAGCACCTACTGAAAGTGGATAAAAAGAGTGGTCTCAAGTCCCTCTTTAAGCCCATTGATGCTGACACCATTGATATATATGCCAGAGCTGTGTTCCCTGCAGCCTTTGCAGCAGTCAATGTTATATACTGGGTTGCATAcacaatgtaa
- the GABRD gene encoding gamma-aminobutyric acid receptor subunit delta isoform X1, which translates to MESFCSSTCTKILSLYNGKSVLCHLFKSTEFRAMNDIGDYIGSNIEISWLPNLDDLMKGYARNFRPGIGGPPVNVALAIEVASIDHISEVNMEYTMTVFLHQSWRDDRLSYNHTNETLGLDSRFVDKLWLPDTFIVNAKSAWFHDVTVENKLIRLQPDGVILYSIRITSTVACDMDLSKYPMDEQECMLDLESYGYSSEDIVYHWSENQDEIHGLDKLQLAQFTITNYQFTTEMMNFKSAGQFPRLSLHFHLRRNRGVYIIQSYVPSILLVAMSWVSFWISQSAVPARVSLGITTVLTMTTLMVSARSSLPRASAIKALDVYFWICYVFVFAALVEYAFAHFNADYMKKQKNKQKLKARRRSGEVSVKNAIVLFSLSIAGVNQELAISNRRHRIPRTLPGAYGTIEIETGETKQQHLLKVDKKSGLKSLFKPIDADTIDIYARAVFPAAFAAVNVIYWVAYTM; encoded by the exons AGCTATGAATGACATCGGAGATTACATAGGTTCCAACATTGAAATCTCCTGGTTACCCAACCTGGATGATTTAATGAAAGGCTATGCAAGAAATTTCAGGCCTGGGATTGGAG gtcCTCCTGTTAATGTTGCTCTTGCAATCGAAGTAGCCAGCATTGACCACATCTCAGAGGTGAACATG GAATACACCATGACAGTGTTTTTGCACCAGAGCTGGCGAGATGACCGCCTGTCTTACAACCACACCAATGAAACTCTGGGCTTAGACAGTCGCTTTGTGGACAAGCTCTGGTTGCCAGACACTTTCATAGTGAATGCCAAGTCTGCCTGGTTCCATGATGTGACTGTGGAAAACAAACTTATCAGGCTCCAGCCAGATGGAGTCATTTTATACAGCATCAG GATTACCTCAACAGTGGCCTGTGACATGGACCTTTCCAAGTATCCCATGGATGAGCAAGAATGCATGTTGGATTTGGAGAGCT ATGGCTACTCTTCTGAGGACATTGTCTACCACTGGTCAGAAAACCAAGATGAGATCCATGGGCTGGATAAGCTGCAGCTTGCTCAGTTCACCATTACCAATTACCAGTTCACAACAGAAATGATGAACTTCAAATCTG CAGGTCAGTTTCCCAGGCTCAGTCTCCACTTCCACCTCCGTCGGAACCGAGGAGTTTACATCATTCAATCTTATGTTCCCTCTATCCTCCTGGTGGCCATGTCGTGGGTCTCCTTCTGGATCAGTCAGTCAGCTGTGCCTGCCAGAGTGTCACTGG GTATAACTACTGTTCTTACTATGACTACCCTGATGGTCAGTGCCCGTTCCTCACTCCCACGAGCATCTGCCATCAAGGCACTGGATGTTTACTTCTGGATTTGCTATGTGTTTGTCTTTGCTGCACTGGTGGAATATGCATTTGCACATTTCAATGCTGACtacatgaaaaagcaaaagaacaagCAAAAGCTGAAGGCGAGAAGAAGGAGTGGAGAG GTCAGTGTGAAGAATGCCAttgttctgttttccctttccatAGCTGGTGTCAACCAGGAACTGGCCATTTCCAACAGGAGGCACCGGATTCCCAGAACCCTGCCTGGGGCCTATGGCACAATAGAAATAGAAACTGGAGAGACAAAACAGCAGCACCTACTGAAAGTGGATAAAAAGAGTGGTCTCAAGTCCCTCTTTAAGCCCATTGATGCTGACACCATTGATATATATGCCAGAGCTGTGTTCCCTGCAGCCTTTGCAGCAGTCAATGTTATATACTGGGTTGCATAcacaatgtaa
- the GABRD gene encoding gamma-aminobutyric acid receptor subunit delta isoform X2: MPASPRAGMAVLLKGSSYCYFIDIINSSRGVAMNDIGDYIGSNIEISWLPNLDDLMKGYARNFRPGIGGPPVNVALAIEVASIDHISEVNMEYTMTVFLHQSWRDDRLSYNHTNETLGLDSRFVDKLWLPDTFIVNAKSAWFHDVTVENKLIRLQPDGVILYSIRITSTVACDMDLSKYPMDEQECMLDLESYGYSSEDIVYHWSENQDEIHGLDKLQLAQFTITNYQFTTEMMNFKSAGQFPRLSLHFHLRRNRGVYIIQSYVPSILLVAMSWVSFWISQSAVPARVSLGITTVLTMTTLMVSARSSLPRASAIKALDVYFWICYVFVFAALVEYAFAHFNADYMKKQKNKQKLKARRRSGEVSVKNAIVLFSLSIAGVNQELAISNRRHRIPRTLPGAYGTIEIETGETKQQHLLKVDKKSGLKSLFKPIDADTIDIYARAVFPAAFAAVNVIYWVAYTM; this comes from the exons ATGCCTGCATCACCCAGAGCAGGGATGGCTGTGCTTCTGAAGGGGTCTTCCTACTGCTACTTTATAGATATTATTAATAGCTCCAGAGGAGT AGCTATGAATGACATCGGAGATTACATAGGTTCCAACATTGAAATCTCCTGGTTACCCAACCTGGATGATTTAATGAAAGGCTATGCAAGAAATTTCAGGCCTGGGATTGGAG gtcCTCCTGTTAATGTTGCTCTTGCAATCGAAGTAGCCAGCATTGACCACATCTCAGAGGTGAACATG GAATACACCATGACAGTGTTTTTGCACCAGAGCTGGCGAGATGACCGCCTGTCTTACAACCACACCAATGAAACTCTGGGCTTAGACAGTCGCTTTGTGGACAAGCTCTGGTTGCCAGACACTTTCATAGTGAATGCCAAGTCTGCCTGGTTCCATGATGTGACTGTGGAAAACAAACTTATCAGGCTCCAGCCAGATGGAGTCATTTTATACAGCATCAG GATTACCTCAACAGTGGCCTGTGACATGGACCTTTCCAAGTATCCCATGGATGAGCAAGAATGCATGTTGGATTTGGAGAGCT ATGGCTACTCTTCTGAGGACATTGTCTACCACTGGTCAGAAAACCAAGATGAGATCCATGGGCTGGATAAGCTGCAGCTTGCTCAGTTCACCATTACCAATTACCAGTTCACAACAGAAATGATGAACTTCAAATCTG CAGGTCAGTTTCCCAGGCTCAGTCTCCACTTCCACCTCCGTCGGAACCGAGGAGTTTACATCATTCAATCTTATGTTCCCTCTATCCTCCTGGTGGCCATGTCGTGGGTCTCCTTCTGGATCAGTCAGTCAGCTGTGCCTGCCAGAGTGTCACTGG GTATAACTACTGTTCTTACTATGACTACCCTGATGGTCAGTGCCCGTTCCTCACTCCCACGAGCATCTGCCATCAAGGCACTGGATGTTTACTTCTGGATTTGCTATGTGTTTGTCTTTGCTGCACTGGTGGAATATGCATTTGCACATTTCAATGCTGACtacatgaaaaagcaaaagaacaagCAAAAGCTGAAGGCGAGAAGAAGGAGTGGAGAG GTCAGTGTGAAGAATGCCAttgttctgttttccctttccatAGCTGGTGTCAACCAGGAACTGGCCATTTCCAACAGGAGGCACCGGATTCCCAGAACCCTGCCTGGGGCCTATGGCACAATAGAAATAGAAACTGGAGAGACAAAACAGCAGCACCTACTGAAAGTGGATAAAAAGAGTGGTCTCAAGTCCCTCTTTAAGCCCATTGATGCTGACACCATTGATATATATGCCAGAGCTGTGTTCCCTGCAGCCTTTGCAGCAGTCAATGTTATATACTGGGTTGCATAcacaatgtaa